One window of Chryseobacterium indologenes genomic DNA carries:
- the sprA gene encoding cell surface protein SprA: MSVSAFAQVQKDTAIIRKKYEVADPTRYEAYYDIKTGMYYVYPKIGNTITGPPTAMSPEEYKEYMLATQTKAYYKEKSDKYNLLFRKDRSDARKKGLIPSLLINNRLFETIFGGNKIEIIPSGYASLDFAGLYQKIDNPMILPQNRTSFTFDIDQRIQLGLLGKVGENLQLKANYDTQSGFAFENRMNLVWQAKGSWKDLQSKGLGNVDKPNEGGEDKIIKRVEFGNVNMPLSTSLIRGSQSLFGVKTEFQLGKTFGTVVLSQQQGEARNIVVQGGGVMNNFKVNAIDYEENQHYFLGHYFFNKYDDALLNYPQINSTINITRLEVWVLDQGNSNLAYQKSIIGIRDLGEAAGGITLPDNSLNGLYDDVSAVAGTREAGKNYNALFQGHVFPGTPSPYSNGEEFVLATKARKLNANEFTFQPQLGYISLNQKLNDQQLLAVSYSYTVNGSNKIYKVGEFSEESPVLVTKVLRVNNKVNTQSPMWDLMMKNIYSIDAGQVAQDGFILNAYYRDPKTGGKVNYLPDTPVKDQNLLKLFNWDRLNMNGDIQNNKDGSKGDGIFDFVNGITIRPETGRIIFTKVQPFGSYMQKVLGGTFDPQYVFQDLYTKQKQEASANNLSQRYTMEGRYKGVQGQGISLGAVNVPQGSVKVAANGVQLTEGVDYTVDYMLGTVTIINENVKQSGQAINISLENQLTFNTQRKRFLGLNLERRFSENFILGGTVINYSESPLTQKVNFGQEAVNNTMAGINLMYNNQAPYLTRLTNKLPMVKTEAPSNLNFKMEAAYLMPGLNKGTNNQSYIDDFEQTTSKISLKEPAAWSLASKPEKNKLPPFNTVPGNDDITSGYGRGLLTWYNIDPRFWGVGGKAPAGITPQSVSNHASRRVQYSEIYNNRDFVAGEQTFTNTFDISYFPKEKGPYNVNPVTEQAQSRWAGIMRSISVPNFVTSNIEYVEFWMMDPYADGKTLGTDPKLLLHLGNVSEDVLKDGKMQYENGLPTPGTPSSTTNSNWGIQPKQPPILYAFSTEGDDRKVQDAGYDGLTSDQEAMRFGNTFVNPVTNIADPAVDDFVFYLSDKFTGSQAASVVERYKYFRNPEGNSEANSLNVASQTPDAEDINKDYNLDQTENYNQYVIKLDQPSLSLGSNNIVDVKTVKASFQNGQSADVKWYLFRIPVANYDKAEGTADPSVLNNVRFARLMLAGFDQTSTLRFGTMDLVRSDWRKYNSNIASTNIPGSGEGVGVVTDPNFEVGSVNIEENALNQPPYVLPPGIDRQVLSGNAGAQRQNEASLYMKVKDLKTEARGVFKNTTLDMRRYKKLKLFVHAHDPSNVITGIDEKTKFFIRFGSDATDNYYEYESSLKMTPTTATAPMEIWPMENEVDFDVQNFVDAKIRRDKSGVAITNRTVDPGYQQPYKNIYIKGRPSLGNITTIMIGVRNSDSRGGSAITRVLWVNEIRLSEIENDGGYAGNASLNFNMGDLATVNANASYTSVGFGNIDSKPAERTQSTQSAFSINTAINVDKFLPEKTGVKIPLNYSYSQTIEDPKYNPLDTDVEFSKAPNREQLKKVARTYTQQRSIGVVNMHKERVNPNKKPKFYDIENVSVTAVYNDDYFRDIYTKRNYRQYLRGYIDYNYTFKPWVIKPFNKMISDTAKSTKYLRWVKEFNFNPIPTRISFRTEIDRNYNELEFRNVEAILNGNMNSDFDAIRNRNFFFGWQYGLGFNFTKSLKLEINSATRTLNDNLDVNSMDNKSIFGNVFRAGRPVLYNHRAQLNYKLPFQYLPYLDFIDAEVGYGFTYNWAARSTSLTGFVDPNTNQTASLGSVGQNTNVIQATASADLPKFFGQFNYFKNINAKLQKRRQEMDSLNNVYSKQWEKNRYRYKKYKFKNKLTPLQSAAFFLTSFKQLNVSYNETNGTVLPGLISAPNFYGYGQTLGGPTLGFLLGSQADIRRTVMENGWVSGSTYMTDPYVRMSTKELRADLQMMPMNDLRIDLNVLHNYNSNFSHTGFNYTNNGVADPDFTFASEMITYSNSAVLLNTSFKDGQAVYQAIRENARALSQQLGGPGAVLDNDGFAKHYSIGNAYVLIPAFRAAMEGKSVTPMTNPKKTGFPLPNWRITYSGLKNIPIISGQFTKFDISHGYTATYTATGIQSNVDYHGNPDGYYQTVDGAGNVIKNDGDKINPYTFAQVGYVESFSPLIGVDVTMRNNMQFGIQYNKTRMMVLGLVNQTLTEDANTEYVVRLGYIVRNFRLGTANIRGRGTRGKGSDLNIRGDISLRDSKTSIMNILLNDAQVTGGQRLMNIKLSADYNVSENLNLRVFYEQMTSKYKISTAFPLSTVRAGISATFTFGDSGGGF, from the coding sequence ATGTCTGTCAGTGCTTTTGCGCAGGTACAGAAAGATACGGCGATCATAAGAAAAAAATACGAAGTGGCTGACCCTACGAGGTACGAAGCCTATTACGATATAAAAACCGGGATGTACTATGTATATCCTAAAATCGGAAATACCATAACAGGTCCTCCTACAGCCATGTCTCCGGAAGAGTATAAAGAATATATGCTCGCTACCCAGACTAAAGCCTACTATAAGGAGAAATCTGATAAATACAATCTCCTTTTCAGAAAAGACAGATCAGATGCAAGGAAGAAGGGACTTATCCCTTCATTGTTGATTAATAACAGGCTCTTTGAAACGATTTTCGGAGGTAATAAAATTGAAATCATTCCTTCAGGATATGCATCCCTGGATTTTGCCGGACTTTACCAGAAAATAGACAACCCGATGATCCTGCCACAAAACAGGACAAGTTTTACTTTTGATATTGATCAGAGAATTCAGTTGGGACTATTGGGTAAAGTAGGAGAAAACCTTCAGCTGAAAGCTAATTATGATACTCAGAGCGGTTTTGCCTTTGAAAACCGAATGAATCTCGTTTGGCAGGCAAAAGGAAGCTGGAAAGATCTTCAAAGCAAAGGTCTTGGAAATGTAGATAAACCTAACGAAGGAGGAGAAGATAAAATCATCAAAAGAGTTGAATTTGGTAACGTAAATATGCCACTTTCAACCAGTCTGATCCGTGGTTCTCAATCACTGTTTGGGGTGAAAACAGAATTCCAGCTTGGAAAAACTTTTGGAACCGTTGTCCTTTCCCAACAACAGGGGGAGGCCCGTAATATTGTAGTACAGGGTGGTGGTGTTATGAATAACTTTAAAGTCAACGCTATTGACTATGAAGAAAACCAGCACTACTTTTTAGGACATTATTTCTTTAACAAGTATGATGATGCCTTGCTTAACTACCCTCAGATCAACTCAACCATCAATATTACCAGATTAGAGGTATGGGTATTGGATCAAGGGAACAGTAACCTGGCTTATCAGAAAAGTATTATCGGGATCAGAGATTTGGGAGAAGCAGCAGGAGGAATTACTTTACCGGATAACTCTCTGAACGGATTGTATGATGATGTGTCAGCAGTAGCCGGAACAAGAGAAGCAGGGAAAAATTATAATGCTCTTTTTCAAGGGCATGTCTTCCCAGGAACGCCTTCTCCCTACAGTAATGGAGAAGAATTTGTTCTTGCTACAAAAGCCAGAAAGCTGAATGCTAACGAATTTACCTTTCAGCCGCAATTGGGATATATCTCATTAAATCAAAAGCTTAATGACCAGCAGCTTTTAGCAGTTTCTTACTCCTATACCGTTAACGGAAGTAATAAAATATATAAAGTAGGGGAATTTTCTGAAGAAAGTCCCGTATTGGTTACTAAAGTGTTGAGAGTAAACAATAAAGTGAACACTCAATCTCCGATGTGGGACCTGATGATGAAGAATATCTATTCGATAGATGCAGGACAGGTAGCACAGGATGGATTTATCCTTAACGCATACTACAGAGATCCAAAAACAGGAGGTAAGGTAAATTATCTTCCGGATACTCCTGTAAAAGACCAGAACTTACTGAAATTATTTAACTGGGACCGTCTTAATATGAATGGAGACATCCAGAATAATAAAGACGGAAGCAAAGGGGATGGTATTTTCGACTTTGTCAATGGGATTACCATCAGACCGGAAACCGGAAGAATAATCTTTACCAAAGTACAGCCTTTTGGTAGCTATATGCAAAAGGTTTTAGGAGGAACTTTTGATCCTCAATACGTTTTCCAGGATCTTTATACCAAGCAAAAACAAGAAGCTTCCGCCAATAACCTTTCACAAAGGTATACAATGGAAGGCCGTTATAAAGGTGTTCAGGGCCAAGGTATATCTTTAGGCGCAGTAAATGTACCTCAAGGATCAGTAAAAGTTGCAGCAAACGGAGTACAGCTTACAGAAGGAGTAGACTATACCGTAGATTATATGCTTGGGACGGTGACCATCATCAATGAAAATGTAAAACAGTCCGGACAGGCTATTAACATTTCACTGGAAAACCAATTGACATTTAATACCCAAAGAAAAAGATTTTTAGGATTAAATTTAGAAAGAAGATTCAGTGAGAACTTTATTTTAGGAGGAACGGTGATCAACTATTCAGAGTCGCCGCTTACCCAGAAAGTAAACTTCGGGCAGGAAGCGGTAAACAATACCATGGCAGGGATCAACTTGATGTACAACAATCAGGCTCCTTATCTGACAAGGCTTACCAATAAACTTCCGATGGTAAAAACTGAAGCGCCATCCAACTTGAACTTCAAGATGGAAGCTGCGTATCTGATGCCTGGATTAAATAAAGGAACAAATAATCAGTCATACATTGACGATTTTGAACAGACAACTTCCAAAATATCATTAAAAGAACCGGCAGCATGGAGCTTAGCTTCAAAACCGGAAAAAAATAAATTACCACCATTTAATACAGTTCCAGGAAATGATGATATAACAAGTGGATATGGAAGAGGACTATTAACATGGTATAATATCGACCCTAGATTCTGGGGTGTTGGAGGAAAAGCACCTGCAGGAATTACACCGCAGTCTGTATCCAACCATGCTTCCAGAAGAGTACAATATTCTGAGATTTACAACAACAGAGATTTTGTAGCAGGAGAACAAACTTTCACCAATACTTTCGATATCTCTTATTTCCCTAAAGAAAAGGGACCATACAACGTAAACCCAGTAACAGAACAGGCACAAAGCAGATGGGCAGGGATCATGAGATCAATCAGCGTTCCAAACTTTGTTACTTCAAACATTGAATATGTAGAATTCTGGATGATGGACCCATACGCAGATGGTAAAACACTGGGTACTGATCCAAAACTATTACTTCACTTAGGAAACGTTTCTGAAGATGTATTGAAGGATGGAAAAATGCAGTATGAAAACGGATTACCAACTCCTGGTACACCATCTTCTACCACGAATTCAAACTGGGGAATACAGCCAAAACAACCTCCAATTCTTTATGCATTCTCTACGGAAGGAGATGATAGAAAAGTGCAGGATGCCGGATATGACGGTCTTACTTCTGATCAGGAAGCAATGAGATTCGGGAATACTTTTGTAAATCCGGTTACCAATATTGCTGACCCTGCAGTGGATGACTTCGTATTTTATCTTTCAGATAAATTTACGGGAAGTCAGGCTGCTTCAGTTGTTGAGCGATATAAATATTTCAGAAACCCGGAAGGAAACTCAGAAGCAAACTCTCTAAACGTAGCTTCACAAACTCCGGATGCTGAAGATATCAATAAAGATTATAACCTTGATCAGACTGAAAACTATAATCAGTATGTTATAAAACTTGACCAGCCAAGTTTGTCACTTGGATCAAATAATATTGTAGATGTAAAAACGGTAAAAGCAAGCTTCCAGAACGGACAGTCTGCAGATGTTAAATGGTACCTGTTTAGAATTCCTGTTGCTAATTATGATAAAGCCGAAGGAACTGCAGATCCATCTGTATTGAATAATGTAAGATTTGCAAGATTGATGCTGGCAGGTTTTGATCAGACTTCTACTTTAAGATTCGGAACAATGGATCTTGTAAGATCAGATTGGAGAAAATACAATAGTAATATTGCAAGCACAAATATCCCAGGTTCAGGAGAGGGGGTAGGCGTTGTTACAGATCCGAATTTTGAAGTAGGGAGTGTAAACATTGAAGAAAATGCACTGAACCAGCCTCCATATGTGTTGCCTCCGGGAATTGACAGACAGGTATTAAGTGGAAATGCAGGGGCGCAAAGACAGAATGAAGCTTCACTTTACATGAAAGTAAAAGATCTTAAGACGGAGGCAAGAGGAGTATTCAAAAATACAACGTTGGATATGAGAAGATACAAAAAACTTAAACTTTTTGTACATGCTCACGACCCATCCAATGTTATTACTGGAATTGATGAGAAAACAAAATTCTTTATTCGTTTCGGAAGCGATGCTACAGATAACTATTATGAGTATGAATCATCTTTAAAAATGACTCCTACTACAGCCACTGCTCCTATGGAAATCTGGCCAATGGAAAATGAGGTTGATTTTGATGTTCAGAATTTTGTAGATGCTAAAATTAGAAGAGACAAATCAGGGGTTGCAATTACCAATAGAACAGTTGACCCGGGATATCAGCAACCTTATAAAAATATTTATATCAAAGGTAGACCAAGTTTAGGAAATATAACCACAATTATGATTGGGGTGAGAAATTCTGACTCAAGAGGTGGATCAGCTATAACAAGAGTTCTATGGGTAAATGAAATTCGTCTTTCTGAAATTGAGAATGATGGAGGATATGCAGGAAATGCCAGCTTGAACTTTAATATGGGAGATTTGGCAACAGTTAACGCCAATGCTTCTTATACATCTGTTGGTTTCGGAAATATAGATTCAAAACCTGCGGAAAGAACTCAGTCTACTCAATCAGCATTCAGTATTAATACAGCGATCAATGTGGATAAATTCCTTCCTGAAAAAACAGGGGTGAAGATTCCTTTAAACTATTCTTACTCACAAACTATTGAAGATCCGAAATACAATCCTCTGGATACCGATGTAGAATTTAGTAAGGCACCAAACAGGGAGCAATTGAAAAAAGTAGCGAGAACTTATACCCAGCAGAGAAGTATAGGAGTCGTGAATATGCATAAGGAGAGAGTAAATCCGAATAAAAAGCCTAAGTTTTATGACATCGAAAACGTTTCGGTAACGGCTGTTTATAACGATGACTATTTCAGAGATATTTATACCAAGAGAAATTACAGACAGTATCTGAGAGGATATATTGATTATAACTACACCTTTAAGCCGTGGGTGATCAAGCCTTTCAATAAAATGATCAGCGATACTGCAAAGTCTACGAAGTATTTAAGATGGGTTAAAGAATTCAATTTTAACCCGATTCCTACAAGAATATCTTTCAGAACTGAAATCGACAGAAATTACAACGAACTTGAGTTCAGAAACGTGGAAGCGATCCTGAACGGAAATATGAATAGTGACTTTGATGCCATCAGAAACAGAAACTTCTTCTTTGGATGGCAGTATGGGTTAGGATTCAATTTTACGAAATCATTGAAACTTGAAATCAATTCTGCAACCAGAACTCTTAATGATAATCTGGATGTAAATTCGATGGACAACAAATCGATTTTCGGGAATGTATTCAGAGCCGGAAGACCGGTATTGTATAATCACAGAGCACAGCTGAATTATAAACTTCCGTTCCAGTATCTGCCTTACCTGGATTTCATTGATGCAGAAGTTGGATATGGATTTACCTATAATTGGGCGGCAAGATCTACTTCATTGACAGGATTTGTAGATCCTAATACAAACCAGACTGCAAGTTTGGGATCTGTAGGACAGAATACCAATGTTATCCAGGCAACAGCTTCAGCGGATCTGCCTAAATTCTTCGGGCAGTTTAACTATTTCAAAAATATAAATGCCAAGCTTCAGAAGCGCAGACAAGAGATGGACTCTCTGAATAATGTGTATTCAAAACAATGGGAGAAAAACAGATACAGATATAAGAAATATAAATTTAAGAATAAGCTTACTCCACTTCAAAGTGCAGCATTCTTCCTTACTTCTTTCAAACAGTTAAACGTAAGTTATAACGAAACGAATGGGACAGTACTTCCGGGTCTAATATCGGCTCCAAACTTTTATGGATACGGGCAGACATTAGGTGGTCCAACACTAGGATTCCTTTTAGGGTCTCAGGCTGATATCAGAAGAACAGTAATGGAAAACGGATGGGTAAGTGGTTCTACTTATATGACTGATCCATATGTAAGAATGTCGACCAAAGAATTGAGGGCAGACTTACAGATGATGCCAATGAACGATTTAAGAATTGACCTTAATGTGTTGCACAATTACAACAGTAATTTTTCACATACAGGATTTAATTATACAAACAACGGCGTTGCGGATCCTGACTTTACATTTGCCAGCGAAATGATAACGTATTCCAACTCGGCAGTACTACTTAATACATCATTTAAAGATGGGCAGGCGGTTTACCAGGCGATCAGAGAAAATGCAAGAGCACTTTCACAACAATTAGGAGGTCCGGGAGCAGTATTGGATAACGATGGATTTGCGAAGCATTACAGTATTGGAAATGCCTATGTACTGATCCCTGCCTTTAGAGCAGCCATGGAAGGAAAATCTGTAACCCCAATGACTAATCCTAAAAAAACAGGATTCCCGTTGCCAAACTGGAGAATTACGTACTCGGGATTAAAAAATATTCCTATAATCAGTGGGCAGTTCACCAAGTTTGATATTTCACATGGTTATACAGCAACCTATACAGCAACAGGTATCCAAAGCAATGTAGATTATCATGGTAACCCGGATGGATACTACCAGACAGTAGATGGTGCAGGAAATGTAATCAAAAACGATGGCGACAAGATCAATCCATATACATTTGCACAGGTAGGATACGTAGAATCTTTTTCACCACTTATTGGAGTAGATGTTACCATGAGAAACAATATGCAGTTCGGGATACAGTATAACAAAACAAGAATGATGGTGCTAGGATTGGTAAATCAAACTCTTACCGAAGATGCCAACACAGAATATGTTGTAAGACTTGGATATATTGTCAGAAACTTCAGATTGGGAACAGCCAACATCAGAGGTAGAGGAACAAGAGGAAAAGGAAGTGACCTTAACATAAGAGGTGATATTTCATTAAGAGACAGCAAAACTTCCATTATGAATATACTGCTAAATGATGCCCAGGTAACAGGAGGACAAAGACTGATGAACATCAAACTTTCCGCAGATTATAACGTTTCTGAGAATCTGAACCTAAGAGTATTCTATGAACAGATGACCTCAAAGTATAAGATCTCTACAGCCTTCCCGCTGTCTACAGTGAGAGCAGGTATTTCTGCCACATTTACATTCGGAGATTCCGGAGGCGGATTCTAA